From Aegilops tauschii subsp. strangulata cultivar AL8/78 chromosome 5, Aet v6.0, whole genome shotgun sequence:
ACATTGAACGTGACCGAGAGTTGGCTTTGTAGAAAGGAATAGGATGCAACTCATTGTATTCCATGGAGTAGGTTACAATATATACACAGGATGTCTTGCGTGACAAGGAAACTAATCCTACCATATCTCTAGAAGTCAGCTATACAAGGCTAGAGAAGATAGGAATAGTAATACAAGATATGTCACgttcaacacccccccccccacagtcGAACCGTCGGCGTCGGCGATGCAAAGACTGGAACGAAACTCCTGGAATGCAGTGGTTGGAAGCCCCTTGGTCATAATGTCGGCAAACTGCTGGCTGGTCGGTACATGAAGAACCCGAAGCTGACCCAACAGTACCTTCTCGCGGACGAAGTGAACATCAAGTTCAATATGCTTGGTGTGCTTATGCTGCACTGGGTTGGCCGCGAGATAGGTGACCGAAACATTATCACAAAAAACCACCGTAGCTTTCGGGATTGGAACCCGAAGTTCACCAAGTAACTGACGGAGCCAACATGTCTCGGCAACAACATTGGCGACGGCACGGTACTCGACCTTAGCACTCGAGCGGGAGACAGTGGGCTGCCGCTTGGAGGACCAAGAGATGAGAGAATCACCGAAGAAGACACAATATCCGGACGTGGAGCgtcgagtgtcaggacaaccgGCCCAACCTGCATCAGTGTAAGCAAGCAGctcggtggaggcggaggcgcgtaGACGAAGCCTGAAGGTCGGTGTGCCACGAATATACCGAAGAATGCGCTTGACCAGAGACCAGTGAACATCACGGGGCGAGTGCATATGCAAGCAAACTTGCTGCACCGCAAACTGAATGTCGGGTCTGGTGAGCGTGAGGTACTGAAGAGCACCAACAATACTACGGTAGAGAGCGGCATCAGTGGCAGGTTGCCCTGCAGTGGCAGAAAGCTTCGGCTTGGCCTCGGCAGGAGTGGCAGCAGGCTTGCAGTCGGTCATACCAGCACGATCCAGGAGATCAAGAGCATACTGTCCTTGATGAAGAAAGAATCCGGAGGCATCACGTCGCACATTAATGCCGAGGAAGAAGTGCAATGCGCCCAAGTCCTTCAGCCGAAACTCAGAACCAAGACGACCGATGATGTCACGAAGTAGATCCGCGCGAGAGGCGGTGATGACAATATCGTCAACATACAAGAGAAGCATGGCGACATGATCGGCTCGATGAAGCACAAATAGCGACGTGTCCGAGGTGGTGCTGCGAAACCCAAGAACAGTGAGGAATGCTGCAATGCATTGATACCAAGCACGAGGCGCCTGTTTCAGACCATATAGCGACCGTGAGAGCAAGCAGACATCATCAGGCCGAGTGGGATCAACAAAAACGGTAGGCTGCTGACAGAGAACACGCTCCTGGAGATGACCATAAAGAAAGGCGTTGTTGATGTCAAGCTGATGAACAGGCCAATGACGAGATGTTGCGAGCTGAAGAACAACACGAATCGTGGCGGGTTTGACAACCGAAGAGAAGGTCTCCGAGAAATCAACGCCGACACGTTGTGCAAAGCCGCGAACAACCCCACTGGGCCTTGTACCTGTCCAAAGAGCCATCCGGAAGAAACTTATGCCGAAATACCCACTTGCCGGTGATGATGTTAGCTCCAGGGGGACGAGGGACCAACGTCCAAGTCCGGTTGGCGACAAGGGCATCATACTCAGAGCGCATGGCTGCGAGCCAATGCGGATCATTCAACACAGAGCGCACCGAGCGCGGTACGGGAGAGATGACCGTGACACTGAGGTTATGATAATGAGGGTTCGGTTGCCGGATCCCGTCCTTGGCGCGTGTCACCATAGAGTGATgaggcggcggaggcgggggCCGAGCCCGACGTCGAGGAGGAGCCGCAGCCTCGGGTGAAGGCGAGGCCGCGGTGACAGCCGCGGGTGATGAGGCGGCGGTCGAGGCCGGAAACGAGACCGCCGATGACGATGGCGTGATCGCAGCCGAAGCTGCGGACGATGAAGGCGATGAGAAGGCCGCGGGTGACGGCGACGAAACCGCGGGCGAGGCCGCGGGTGGCAGCACTAGCGACGGCGACGGAGCCGCGGGCGAGGCCGCGGGTGGCAACAACGCCGACGGCGACAGGGCCGCGGGCGAGGCCGCGGGTGGCGGGGAGGACGTCGCGGCGGGCGAGGCCGCAACTTGCATGAGAGGATCACGGCCGATGACCCAGCCGACGAGGCGAGGCCAGCAGATGCTGGTGCGGACGCCTGCCGAGGCGAGGCCGGCTCCTCCTGAGCTGGCGAGAGCGGCCCCGCCGAGAGACCCGAAGAGCCCGCCGAAGGAGGAGGCGGGAGCGGCGAGGGAAGCACAAGGGCTCCCCGAGGCCGCCGGGTGGGAGCGTCCGAGGACGGGGCTGCCGTCGGCGAAACCTGCTGAAAAGGAAAAACACCTTCATCAAAGTAAACATGccgcgagacgagcacatgacgaGAGACGGGGTCGAAGTAGTGAAAGCCTTTGGTGTTGGGTTGATAGCCAAGAAAGAGACAAGCGAGAGAGCATGGTGCAAGTTTGTGTGGCGCTGTAGCGGTGATATTGGGATAACACAAACAACCAAAGACGTGAAGATCGGCATAGGATGGAGGAGACCCAAACAGAAGATGATGAGGGGTGTAGTTCCAGCGTGGTTTGCAAGGCCGGATGTTGAGAAGGAGAGTGGCGGTGGCGAGAGCATCGGGCCAAAAGCGAGGCGGCATGTGTGCATGAAAGAGCAAAGCACGGACACTCTCATTGAGGGTGCGGAGAACACGTTCGACACGTCCGTTTTGTTGTGATGTGTATGGACAGGTTAAGCGAAATGTGGTGCCATGAGTGGAAAGAAGATGTCGAATGGCGAGGTTATCAAATTCTTTTCCGTTATCAGTTTGAAGATGAGCAATGGTGCAATGAAAGTGGGTGTTGACGTAGGCATAGAATGAGTGGAGAGTGGAGGCGACGTGGGATTTTCGGCGTAACGGAAAAGTCCAAGTGAAGTGAGAAAAATCATCTAAAATCACAAGATAATATGATAAACCCGAATTGCTAGGCACTGGAGATGTCCAAACATCACAATGAATAACATCAAAGGGAAAAGTAGCAATTGATGAAGATGAAGAAAACGGTAGACGAACGTGTTTTCCTATGCGGCAAGCATGACAAGTGTGAGTCGCTGATTTATTACATGAAAAGGGAAAAGTGCTCAAAATTTTATGGAGAGCGTCGGCGCCGGGATGACCGAGACGAGCATGCCAAAGCGAAACATCGGCATGAAGTGCAACCGGGCCGCCGCGTGTAGAAGCACCGCATGGGTAGAGATTATCGGGAGAGTCACATCAGTGCAGAACCCTCCGGGAGCGAGCATCCTCAGAAAAACTGAGAGCGTCAAACTTAACAGTGACAGGATTTTCACGAGTAAGAGTGCGAACAGAACAGAGGTTTTCAATTAAAGATGGTGAAACGAGCACATTATTGAGAGTTAAAGAAGAAGAGGGTAACGGAAGGGAGGATGAACCATGATGAGTGATGGGAAGAGAGCTCCCATCACCAACCATGATGCGTGAGGAGAAGGCATAGGGGGAGGCACGAGATAAGATACCGGGGTTAGAGGCCATGTGAGCAGCAGCGccggtgtccatgtaccaatcGCCACCTCCGTTGTAGGTGCTCAGCGAGGGGGCAGCATGGAGAGCGGAGAGGAGCGCTGGGTCGTAGACCGGGGGAGCGCCGCCATATGCACCATAGCCCAGAGGGCCGCCGTACACCGAGGGACCACCGTAGGCCGATGGGCCACCATAGGCCGCAGCGGTGCCGTACGCGGCGGGAACCGGCTCGGTCAGCAGCGCTTGAGGAGGAGTCAGCCGTGGTCCGAGAATACCAGGAGCCGGTGGGCGGGGAACAGGCATAGAGTAGGCATGCACGACACCCGTCCTTGGGTTATACCCCGAGAGccaaggcggaggaggagcagCCGCGGTAGGTGCGGGAGGGCGCAACGTCATGTTGGAGTTGCGGCCCCGGCCCCCGCGACCCTTCTGCTTGTGGCCGCCGGAGGGCGCGGGCGCGGGTGGCGGGGCAGGAGCAGACGCGCGCGGCCCCGGCTGAGTTGGGGAAGCACCGTGGCCAGCGGCGACGCCAACGTGAAGAGCGGCGTGGGTGGCCTGCTGGGCGGAGTGGCGGAGGCGCTTCTCCTCCATACGAAGGTACGTGACGGCCTTCACGTATGTCGGCGTGACGAGGGAGAGGTTGGCGGCGGACTGGCCGAGGTCGGGGTGGAGGCCCCGAAGGAGGTTGGTGAGGAGGACGGAGTCGTCGATGTTCATGCCGACTTCGCACAGCTCGTCGGCGAGAACCTTCGCCGCATGCAGTACTCATCGATCGAAAGATCGTTTTGCTGCATAGTGAAGAATTCACCTTGGAGGAAGACACGGCGTTGGAGCTGATTGTCGAGGAAGAGATCGCACAGCCGTGTCCACATGGCATACGCCGAGTGGTCACGGGAGTTCACCATGTTGAAGAGGCCTGGAGAGATGGTGAGGAAGAGCCACTTGACGATGCAGGCGTCCACGGCAAGCCACTCGTCGTCGTCCTTCATGTCGCGAAAGTCGACGCTCCCATCAACGTGCTCGATGAGACGGTAGGAGCGGAACAAAAGCGCGAAGTAGATGCGCCATGCGTTCTAGGACGGCGAGTCGAGGTCGAGGATGACGGGCACATGATCGTTGATGTGGAGCTCGTTGAGACGATCTGAGGTGAACATGGCACTGGCAAAGGAGCCGGAGTCAGAGGGGTCGGCCTTGGAGCGAgacatggtggaggaggagggTGGTGCGGTTAGGGTTTTGGAAGGTGGTGGAGGGAGAAGATGGCAGCGGCGGAAGGCAGCGGCTGCGTGGGAGGGGAAGGGAGGGTGGCGGCTGCGAGGAGAGGCAGCGGCGGGTGTAGGCTTTGGGAGGGGAAGGGAGGGTGGCGGCTGCGAGGAGAGGCAGCAACAGGTTTAGGGTTTTGGGAGGGGTGCGGCGGCTGCTATGGGAgagaagcggcggcggcgggttggGTGAGTTGtggtggcggcggctgcgggAGACGCGCTGTGGCCTAGGGTTGagatggcgcggcggcggcggctacagggagatgcggcggcggcggcgacgcagGGCGGAAGCAATGAGGATCGTAGGGTaaactgataccatgtagaaAGGTATAGGATGCAACTTATTGTATTCCATGGAGTAGGTTACAATATATACACAGGATGTCTTGCGTGACAAGAAAATTAATCCTACCATATTTCTAGAAGTCAGCTATACAAGGCTAGAGAAGATAGGAATAGTAATACAAGATATGTCACGTTCAACAGACTTGATGAAACTCTCAGATTCCTAGTGACTAAGTTATTGGCTGGTTGTCCTAGGAATGCTTTTGTCCGAATAAAACTCTATTGCTCATAAAAAACataacactactagaaaaagggctatagatgggattgacactaatggcgcaccagacaagcggtgcgccattagtatatactaatggcgcaccaccttctgatacgccattagagttgaaactactaatggcgcacctggcccagggtgcgccattagtatcaatttttttttaactagtgcgcctgtccaaacatactaatggcgcatccagacacagtgcgccattactagttgtaactagtaatggcgcacctgctggaaagtgcgccactaatgttgttttttctattatattttttattcctttttttgcaaaactactaatggcgcacttttccaccgtgcgccattactagttttaactagtaatggcgcaccggtAAAAGATGTGCCATTGCTATCTATACGTATGGCGCACCCCTAccagtgcgccattgctatcacccCTTATCCCCTCCCTTTAGTCACGTTCTCTCCCCTCCCCTTCCTCGTGACACACCCACCCACCTCCCTCCACTTCGATCTAGATCGGGAAGCCCCGGCCGCCcgcctcttcctctccctccagACCACGGCGagcccccttccccctccctcacACCACACCCCACGCGCACGCGCACgcggcagagagagagagagagagagagagagagagatcggaGGGGATCGCGCGCCGAGGTGGTAAGTAGATCGgccggagaggagggagaaggaaGATGATACTCGCCGTGCTCTTCGCCAACTCCGAAGGCAACATCCGCATCGAGAAGATGATACCCTCCTACTCCCAACCACTCACACCACATCGAGAGGCCTGGAGCGTCAGCTCCTGCAAGCCCCGCAACGGCGTCGCCTCCCTCCGCGACGACAGCCTCGACACCTACTGGCAGTCAGCGCCCTACCCGTCCTCGTCGTCTCCCCCCGTCGAAATCTCTCCTCTTTCTGTCTCGCGGAATCACGGGCTGAGCCGAGCCGCCGTCGGTGGTGGATTTTATTTTTGTCAGGTCGGACGGCGCGCAGCCGCACCTGGTCAACATCCAGTTCCAGAAGAAGGTGCAGCTGCAGGTGAGCACCATGAGTAGCTGCTGCTTCCGTTACATTTTTGTCTAAATGGCGTTTGATCCTTTTTCTCTTCTGAATTAATCTGTTGCTGGATTGGGGGCTTCAGCTTGTTGTGCTGTACGTGGATTTGAAGCTGGACGAGAGCTACACGCCCAGCAAGATCTCCATCCGGGCCGGCGACGGCTTCCACAATCTCAAGGTGGTAACTCCCTCCACCGCGATACATCGTCGTTTCAACAATGTTCAGGGGCTTCTGATCTGTGCTCGATGGTCAGAGGACTTAGCAAATGTTGTTGCTTGAGGATGGCATTTGATGTCTGGCCCTTTCAGTTCTGATTTCtacccctggtcttcatcttgtACCAAACTGGTGGCCTGGTCTGTGCATTCGGGTTTCTAGACCTGGGGGCTGCTGCATGTTCTCATTGTTATAGTTATGGATTACACTACCTTATTGTCAACATCATATTGTGACGTATCATAGGATTACCTTATTGAAATATTGATTGGGAAACTTGGTCTCTTTCCTGCAATTCCTCTGCATTGCGCCTGCTTGTCCAGTGAACACTGAACCCATCCTTGAAAATTCAAATTTACAGTGATAATATTGTCTTTGATCTGAAATAATGGGCCACTATATTTACCATGCTTCCAGGAAATTAAAATGGTGGACCTTTTGAAGCCAGTAGGATGGGTTCATATATCATTATCTGGCACTGATCCCCGGTATGGATTTTGTAACTTAAACCCTGTGATGCCTTTGTTTTCCTTCCTCTAGCATTGAAACTTCAGAATGTAGCTCACCTTACCATCTGATGGCATACTATGCATCTATGTTTACAACTCCCGTAATAATTAAATTCCATTTCAACATGTTGGATGGCACTAGTTTTCAGCACACTGCCTGTGCAGGCCACTGCTTGCATAAATTTCATGGTTTACTATGTTACTATTGTTGTTTTGCTAGTAGCTGAATTTTCCTTAGATTTTGATAAACTTAGATACTATATCAAAGTGCAAGAATATCTGACGCTGCAGCTAATTCATTTCAGTCTTATAATAACCCACTAGCTTTCAGTTTGACATATAATTTGCCCACTACAAAAATGTGAGGAATTCAGAACTAATTTAAGAATGATATTGTTTGGATCGAACTGCTTATTTTTACTGCCTTTGCAGACAGTGTCATAATTCTCTTTCTTGCTATATTTGTGCAGAGAAACATTCATTCATACATTTATGCTCCAAATTGAATTCATGAATTGTGTGAGTCGAGTAAATATTCGACAGGAACAGTGTAGTGTTAGTAATGGCATCCAATGCTTACTACCGAGTTAGAGTTTGAATATAAAAACTAGTACTGTAGATGTTTACGTGCAAATCACATACATTATCTGCTGGCTAACCTGATTTAACTAGTTAATTCAGTATGGCCACGACCGTAAGTTGGATACTGTACATGCAGCCACCCAGCCATCTATTAGCATTCTGTAATACGACTATATATAGTAGTAGTAAATCATTTCTAGTGTTTGCATGCGTAAGACAAAAGGCCAAATGCAAGCAAAAGAAAAATCGGACAGGAAGAGTGTACCGTTGATACCCTGGTTTATTTGTTGATTGACCCGTAGTCAGATTGCCTAGCTAATAGATGCTGACATGCGAATCACATAAAGTGCTGATCGATACCTGACCGCAGTCAGAGTTGACGTAGAGGACTTGGATGTTTACAAGCAAATCACATACTGTATGACAATAATGTACTGATGACCCTAATTTGAATCGTGTGAGTGGAGTAATGCATAGCCTGCACCAGAGATTGAGCTGTGGTGTTACTCCAGACCAAAGTAAGCAGCACACTGTACTTTCGGAACAACCTCTTTGCTGGCGGTTTATGTACTATGAATTATGAGAGCAGGTTCCTTAGTATTTTACCTTCTTACAGACATGGTTTGCTTTGACAGTATTTTAGTGGATGGATGCCACCCGTACGCAGAGGATCTGTGGAAAACCATAAAGATAAACAAGCTAACATTTGACAGCGTGAAGTTATGCGACCGTTGCAAGGTAAAATTCCCAGATCTGGTGCTGCGGTTGAGTATGCTTGCTACTATCCTATCTTGAAACTTAATTTCTGCAGTCATTTTCTGAAAAGAAACATGATACTAACAGATAGCAAATTGCTTGCTTCTTTTCTTTCCATCCTTTCCATAGCTACATAAGCAACAGGCTAAAGTCTCGGGGTGTGAAAAATCCTCCTTTGCTGCATATTTAACATACTTACAGTTACTTGAGTGCAAGTGAGTAACTGATATATCAGTTGGGTTAGTGCTGGCCTCCTGAGGTAAATCTTCATGACATTGAGGACTAACACAGGGCATGCAAGTAACAACGGGTGAATAATGGGGACAGTTCTTATAAAGCTGATACTTATGAACTTGTTCATTAGTTTCTATAAACTTTACACCATCATAATTCAGTAGTGTGATGTGCAAACTAAAGATTCACAAGGCAGTATAAATAGGAGTATATACTCAAAATTCATTTCCATTATAATCTTACTCATACAATATTCACACCATGTAATTCTGGAAATATATGCTCATATCTAGTTCTGCATAAAAAATGACAGTATTGACATGTTATAAATAGTTTGTTTGTCTTTCTGTTTATTTTGTTACATTTTTCAGGGATaaagtgaagaaaaagaagaaaagattactagaagaatagttttaggattttcttttatttccttgcaattttccttttattggaaacttgtaaagacattgtaatattcttactataataaaaattatggttctattttattttttgtttttaaattatttttccttataggttgttttctgtaaatttagatttttttttgttttccaaatACATTACTAGTGGCGCATTTAAGCCCTTATTAGTGGCGCATCTTCCtttattactagtggcgcacctataaggttattagtggcgcacctgaaGGGAATACCAGTGGAGCACCGaatggtatactaatggcgcaccacatggtgcgccattagtatctggtatactaatggcacacctgtggtgcgccattagtaaaaaatactaatggcgtggtactagtggcccACCAGTAGTGTGCCATTAGTAGGTaaaactggtgcgccattagtaggctttttctagtagtgtaacAATCTACTTCATCTCAATTTATTTTCTTATAAAATGGGAGAAGTGTGCGGAaggaaaaagaaggaaaaaaaagaacCAGCTAGCGGAATAAATCTCTTTCTTCTCTCGTCGGCAACAGAAACCTCTCCATGGCAAACCAGACGACAAGGCGACGGGCGATATTTTTTACCACACAACATACAGTGGCGTGGTGTACGGTACGGCAGGAGGCGTCGCCGTCCGTCGACCTGTTGCTAGGTTTTGAACCGACCCTGTCGTCGGCTTCGCCGCGtgttctcctctcctctccttcctGAATCCTCTGACGTACTGTTTCTGTCCGCGTCCGGCCATGGAATCTTGCGAAAAGAGAGATATAGCTCGCAATGCTATACTAGCATACAGAGATAGTGCCCGCGTATTTGTGCCGTTTAATGAAATGATTGACGACGCTCCTTAATTTGCCCCGGTGCATTTTGTCCGGTGGAAGCACGTACTACGTACGCAGTGTCAACTGTATAGACAATGCAACTAAAAAATCGATGACTAGGCAATAATTCATACGTCAACACTTCCCCTCATGTGTTGGCTCCCATAACATGTAAAAATGCATGATTTAGCCAATGCAATCAAAAGACCGATCTGATAGAAGAAACTAGTCTCTTTTTTTCCGGATAGCCAATACATTTATACGTCAACATCAACAGTCGAGTCCTGGTTTTGCTACTACTACTACAGTAACTATACGTATGGAGACGACGatatacacgtacgtacatcatgcgtgcatgcatgcacaatgTCTTCGCCTGTCCGTGCAGCCTTGTATGCATGCAAAAGTAAAAGAGATCTGCGACGACGGACCTTGGATGCAAAAGGCGAAGAGAAAGCGATGGAGGGATGCAGTTGTAGGACTAGGAGTGATCCGATTCTTCGTTAAAAGCACGGGGACAAAAGGAACAAACGGCCGGCCTTTTCCGGGGAATCATTGATCGGCCAGTCGTCCGAATCGGATCTCTACCAGATCTCATCCGTTGCACCCACGCAACTGTGCAGCTGAGTCTACAGATCGACCCTGCATTTCCCTTATGCCACGGCGTCCCCGCCGCGCGCGCTCACAGTGGCCGCCGTACCCCTACCGGTGGGTGGTGGAGCAGCCGAGCAGGGAGGCGAGCGGCCGGGGATGCGCATCGTCGACACCGGCCGGCGTCGGGCATGACCAGCCACATGGGGCTTGTTGTCGTTGCCGTTGGCCGCCAGCGTCTGGCGCCTAGCTACGTAGAGGAAGTACCCCTTGGCTCTTGCTTGCAACGGCCGGGGAAAAGCGTCTATGCATGTCATGTGTCAGCTCGATTATTAGCTAGTCTAACTAGTGAGTGAGTACGTGGAACTGTTGGCTTTTCTCCCAGGACGAATATATCTGTCCTTGGAGCTTGGAATCCATCGGGTTTAATATTCCTGGACCCGCCCAGTGATATGCTAATCAATGTACTTCCAGCAGGCGATGCCGTTAGTTTGATTGATGGAAGCATGCATGCAGCATGATTTTACGTGATATAGTTTGACTGATTAGATGACTAACTTTAGCACGTAGGCACACATCAGTGTATAGGTAGAATAATACTCATCAATGTGTACAAATACTCTCTTTCTCCGAAAATAAGTGTCTCTGGTTTAAAATAACAGCTTTGCTacagcacatctagatgtgccataagtattgcacatctaaaTCTTATGTCATTGATCTTACGTTAAGATTCGTGTGAATAttttgttcttttttcttttcctcttTATGCTTGACTCACTCACTTAGATGTGCCCTAAACACACCCTTAAAATAAAGGAAGTAGTACGCATCTGCAAACACTAAAAAAGGCACATGCAAAAACATGGGAAATACACACTAATTTTAAAATGAACACACACTTATTTATGAGTAAATATGCACACTAAGGTGAGAGTTGCACACTTCACTTATTATTGCTTTCTTTTGCCAGCAAAACAAAAACAAGTGAAAGGCACGTGTACACAAAGATAGCACGTGCACACACCAAAAAAAAAATGAGGAAGTACACATATCTTAGATGGAAAGTATATTTTTTTGCGGGTATAGATGGAAAGTATATCACGTTTATCGAAACCTAccaacatactccctccgtcccataatatacgagcgtttttgacactacactagtataaaaaacgctcttatattatgagacggagggagtagaatctAGTTTCAAAGTATCAACGATGAACTCAGTAAAAACAACTCGTAAATTGGATGCTTGGTTCAAAAGATATTTCGGTTTGATAGTACCCATCTTATCAAAAGAGAAAATCCCACCAAAATAACCTCGTGTTGGCACCATGACGACTATATCTCGCATTAAGCGAGTTGGAAGGATCTCTCGCTGAAGGACTTCTCAATCTTGCATAgcaactgggccggcccattggcACATACTTAATAAGAAATACTCCAAGTAGGGCGTGACATACTTGAGGTAAAATAGCTAGTTTCCTCCACtggtttttttttgtttttgttttacaTCAGTTTTCTTTATTTCTTCCTCCGCTTTCATTGGGTTTTTTCTctatttttctttgtttttctttggttttctaTGTTTCTTTTCAGTTTTTGTTGGCTTTTTTTTTCATTCTATTTTCTTCCTTTTTTGTTTATATCTTGTTTTTCATCGGGTTTTTTCtcttggttttcatttttttatacacattttTTGTATATATCTAATACACATTAAAAAAATTTCAAATACAAcatcaacattttttaatacttgGTTAACATTTTCTTTATACACATTCAaccatttttcaaatgcttgattaaaaaaattcaaatacaAGATCAACATGTTcaaatacatggtcaacattttttctataaacATATAAAAaatttaaatgcttgattaagaTTTGTTTATACACACTTatcatttttcaaatgcttgattaacattttcaaatacttgttcaacattttttcaaatgcttgattaacatttttatatacatgatcaaaaaATTCATCGCTTTTAATACATCGTCACCAtgttttctatacacatttaacattttccaaatgcttgattaacatttttgaaaGTCTTTTTCAACATTGTTTCATACTTGATTAACATTTTATATAAATGACCAATTTGTTTTATCAGGTTTCTaatacatggtcaatattttttaaacacatttaacatttttcaaatgcttgattgaCATTTTTCAATACTTGTTCATTATTTTTTCAAATGATtaattaacattttttgaatacatgatcAATTTTTTTCATACTTTTTCTTATACGTGATTAACATTTTCTCTGTACGCCTTTCACATTTCCAAATGTTTGGTCAAGATTTTTCAAATGTTTTTTGTACAGTGCTTTTGTAATATACAATATCTGGAAATATAAATAAAgtaaaagaaataaaaaatgaaaacaaaaaacATAACAAAAAATAATATGGCCTGTGGCCAGTGGCGCGAAAGGTCGGCCCAATATGAGTTCGCCTTGACTTCCTCCGAAGTCACTAATTAAGGAGAATGTCTAAGAAACTAATTAAA
This genomic window contains:
- the LOC109774604 gene encoding anaphase-promoting complex subunit 10-like, whose protein sequence is MIPSYSQPLTPHREAWSVSSCKPRNGVASLRDDSLDTYWQSDGAQPHLVNIQFQKKVQLQLVVLYVDLKLDESYTPSKISIRAGDGFHNLKVVTPSTAIHRRFNNVQGLLICARWSEDLANVVA